The genome window ACCAGTCAGCTGTTGGGTTTAACTGAAATAGAGTAACATTATCCTAACTGACGGGGTAACTGATTATACCAAGGACAGCAAATGGTGCTTAGCTCTCTACCTGTACACCAGCTACCAATACATCACCTCTCTACCTCAGATGATAACCAAGGTAATGTAAGCCAGCAGCCTAGCAATTCACCTTGTTTACAACTGCTAGGTAGGTCGTTCCTTTGGTCTCTGCTAGCCAGCCAGCTAAAGCAGATCTATGACCAGATGATGGCAAGTTAGCAAACATTGAGATGAAGGCGCTGTTATTACTGTTAGCTATTCGAGTGCACCGACACTGCAGCAAATTGCTAAGTTAACGACCACAGCACCACCTAAGGTATCGATACGTTGCTGTTATCCTTATGCGGTCTTCCTGGCTTAATCCTTACCAAACAATGAATTAAGTTAGCCACCTAACGTACCAACCGTTATCGGAATACTTTATTATAACACTGATGCTATGATTAATGATCTACACCTAGTTGTTTtaacagcacacacagatattttGGATAAGACAACGTTATAACAAAATACTGTTTTCTGTCTCGTTCAAGTCACCTCTCTACGAAACATGTTGAGCAATGATGAAGCCTCAAATAACATTGTCAGGCACCCTTTAAAAACAACGTTAACGGCAACTGCAGTTTCCTTAAATAACGACATCTAGTATATACGAATCATTATGTTAGTTCATCCATACAAAATCTACAAAAATATTGACACTGCACTAAAAGAATGAACATATCTCACCGATTGTGTCTATATTGTTTACAAACACTTTCATGACTCCGCACACAGCCGCGTAACTGAACACCATAGACGCCCGCACGCATGCTCCCCTCTTCTTCGGATGTTGCAGTGAAAATCCCATTAATTACCGCCGTCTTCAGGACTGGAGTGTGGACGCTATGGAATGAAGAGAAGGGGGGGTGTTTCTTGTCTTATATCACTCCCGGGGCATTTCTCTCTACAACGTTTGACTTTTACATTTCCAAAGTGTGTTCTGAAATAAATCACCTCACCAAGCCTCCACTAATCATCATTTTGGCCTCCAAGGGTAAAGGGCGCGCATCAATGATGCTCTCTGACATGAGCCGGAAGTGTGATTTTGGTTACGCCCATAGAACTGTCTATGCATAGAAGCATAGACATAATATGTCTATGCATAGAAGCCTTTGTCTGTGGATTACATCCGGAGGAAGTAAGTTCGTTGTCAACAAACCGACTTAAAAAGATACAGTGATGATTTAATGACACGTCTCGCAGTAACATTAGGTTAATTTCATGTCAGTATCCTTTTGTAAAACAGTATTCAAAGGAAAACGCCTACGCTTGTTTCCGTGGTGTATAGACAGATACATATTTGAAGCCTTTATCCGCTAACAGCAGTTAGTGTTAGCTTAAGGTAAGACTGCTTACTTACAGTTAGCACTACCTTGATAGGTATTTAACGTTACATGAATAATGTTTTGCAGCTGACGTTTTGTTCGGGTAGAATAACATTAAGAAGTAACGTTACTGTAATCGAACGCTGGTTTAGTTGTATCTGTAAACGTTCTCTGTTTTGTCTTACCAACAAGACATAAAACTTTCCAGAACAATCTGGGTAGCTACTGTTTATCTTTAGCATGTCGGGTGAGGGGAATGCATGCGCAGCTGGTTTTAATCTCATGGATATGGGACATATTTGTACATTACCCAACCTTCCACTGTGGCATGTCAATGGGCTTGTCCGTCATGTGACTGACTTGGTTACAGAATGGATTTCCATTTTTATGAATATGTGCAAAGGACAGTTAAATTGAAACTTAATAATACACCATTTACGTTTGTTACGGTGGCCCTTAAGTGGCAAACACCACCATGTCTATATGTCTTTTACTGTTTATACGGCACCACCTGTCCTTACTGTATATCTTATAGCACTTTTATGCTTTTTGCATTGCTgattagacgcaaactgcatttcgttgtctctgtacttgtactctgcacaatgacaattaaGTTGAATCTTACAGTAGGCTGACGGGTGCAAATGACCGGCAATTTATGACAACACATGCAAATCGATAAAACATTTgcaaataaacaacacacaagCAAATTAAGAAAACATCTTGATCAATTTGATAACACATGCGCAGCATGCCAGTTCACACAATACACATTTCAGAAACGTGCTACAAATTGACAAACACATTGCAAATTGACAACACAAAACCAAATTCAGACAACACAATGGAAGTGTTTTTGGAGGATACTTTGAACACGTCTGGACACGCTTGGCGCCAATGAGTTAGATGTTGCACACTTGAAGCAAAATAGCGCACACAGCCACTAATACAGTATCTAATGGCTGCACTAAAAACACATCACTCATATCTAATGGCTGCACTAAAAACATATCACTAATATCTAATGGCTGCACTAAAAACATATCACTAATATCTAATGGCTGCACTAAAAACATATCACTTTCTCACATTACACGGTACTTTGTTTGTCTTCCTCTGATTCGTTTTATCAGAATATTGTTCATAAGTGTATCACTGCATTAATGGAGAGATACAATCTCACACTTGGAAATATTCAACCCTTTTTGTCCATTCCAAGATATtgtagcagtgtttcccatacattgacttatttgtggcgacccaccacaatatcaacattgaccaccacacaatgattttcctggttgtactaaattgtgcttaaatctggttagaatcataaccgctgcactaatttgttaaaaactgttgcattcaagttaattctgcaaacctacacCACGAATAGAATTAAATTcagtgggaaacactgtgtagCCATATATTTACTTGTGTTGTTGCCTTTTGtaaccagtaggtggcagtgtaGGATAAGGAATAGTGCAGTTCATCTACTTCAGTAAGATAAAAACGAATCATTTTCTAAATGCTGTGCATGTGTTGTCAAATTGATTGCTTGTGTTTTGTCTATATGCAAGTGTTCTAACGATTTGTGTTGTCATAAATTGCAGGTCGTTTGAAACTTTCGGCCACCAtagaatctaatctaatctaatctgttGACACTGTAGAATCTAATCTCATCTAATCTAATGACACTGTAGAATATATTCTAATCTAATCTGTTGACACTGTAGAATCTAATCTCATCTAATCTAATGACACTGTAGAATATAATCTTCTctaatgacaaaaaaaatatttgtaacgTCAGTCACATGATTGATTTGCTCCAGTGGAGTTTATAAAACTTTCCCTTTTATCAATTATTCTTAATTTTTAATAATGAAATTAGTCATAGTCCacacattttacattacattacattacattacattacatttggctgacgctttttaaccaaagcgactaacaacatggtaaacagtaagttttagaacaattctcacaattttaggacagtttaaaaaaaacattagagtacagtaggaGTAAGTGCGTCGgtaagtgctgtttttaacagttacttgtcagtttaagaaggctggtgagtgctaggatcagtaagacttgttgtaagtgttgctatgagagtagatgttctctaaagagctgggtcttcaggagttttttgaaagtggaaaaggatgtccctgcccttgtaggaactggcagtgtgttccaccaacgaggaacaacagatgagaaaagtttggattggcttgagcgtaccggtggtagagctaggcgtcgttcgtcagaggagcgcagcggtctggaggtagtgtaagtctgtatttGATTTGTGCGCAGGCGATGGAAGTGGACTACAAACTGGAGGACCCCAAGGCCCCGCTGGAGGAGAGCAGCGTGCAGCTGGGCGACGTGAAGGACATGCGGCTGGAGGCAGAAGCCGTGGTCAGCGACGTGATGTTTGCCGTCTCACACATGGCCGTCTCACAGGCGCTCAGCGGCAGCTCGGACACGGCCTACATCAACGTGGAGACGCGCGAGGGAGATCGCTACTGCCTAGAGCTCAGCGAGGCAGGGCTACGGGTGAGGACGCTGGGCGTGCGTGTAGGAACATAGTGACCTGACTGtggcaccgtgtgtgtgtgcgtgtgtgtgtgtgtgcctgtgtgtatagtAACATAGTGACCTGACTGtggcaccgtgtgtgtgtgtgtgtgtgtgtgtgtgtgtgtggtgtgtgtggtaacaTAGTGACCTGACTGTGccactgcaggtgtgtgtgtgtagtaacaTAGTGACCTGACTGTGccactgcaggtgtgtgtgtgtgtgtgtgtgtgtgtgtggtgtgtgtggtaacaTAGTGACCTGACTGTGccactgcaggtgtgtgtgtgtagtaacaTAGTGACCTGACTGTGccactgcaggtgtgtgtgtgtgtgtgtgtgtgtgtgtggtgtgtgtggtaacaCAGTGACCTGACTGTGccactgcaggtgtgtgtgtgtgtgtgtgtgtgtgtgtatgtgtgtagtaaCATAGTGACCTGACTGTGGCaccgcaggtgtgtgtgtgtgtgtagtaacaTAGTGACCTGACTGTGgcaatgcaggtgtgtgtgtgtgtgtgtgtgtgtgtgtgtgtgtagtaacaTAGTGACCTGAGTGTCCGCAGGTGGTGGGTCGCACCTTTGACCAGGTGGATGAGTCGCAGCGCTGGCCGCACCATGAGACGGTCTACTCTCTGCTGGACTCCCTCAGCCCAGGCTACAGGGACGCCTTCGGCAACGAGCTGCTGCGGAGGCTGGAGAGGCTCCAACAGAACGCTCAGTGAAGTCCACTCAGCGCCATCTCCACTCAGCGCCATCTCCACCCTGCACTCACCTGCCGAGGATCCAACAGAACGAGTGAAGTCCACCCAGCACCATCTCCACCCAGCACCATCTCCACCCCCAGCACCACTGCGGCCTGCGCTCACAtacctgctgccgctgctgctgccgctaccTCACTTGTCCAGGAggggctgctgctgccgctaccTCACTTGTCCAGGAGGGGTTGCTGCTGCCGCTACCTCACTTGTCCAGGAGGGGTTGCTGCTGCCGCTACCTCACTTGTCCAGGAGGGGTTGCTGCTGCCGCTACCTCACTTGTCCAGGAGGGGTTGCTGCTGCCGCTGGCTCTCCCTCTCCACTGCTACATCATGGCGACTGAGGAGGTGGACTTCTATGCATCTACCAGCTTTATTAAACTTCTGCCTGAAACATGAATATCAGAGGAATGAGACAGAAACCTGTCCTGATGCTTTCAAACACAGCTAACCATTAGCATGCACCCGCAGCTAGCCACTTCCTGCCCCAGGCTAGCCACTTCCTCCCCCAGGCTTCGGTGTGTCCAGTTTGCACAACGGAACACATAAGATGTCTGGAACGCCCTGCAGCCTTTGgggaatggttagggttagggttaggattagggttagggtctaTGCAGatgtttagggttagggtctaTGCAGATGTTTTGGGGGATGTTTAGGGTCTATGCAGATGTTTTGTAGAACGGGAGAGAGATGATGTCACGGCCCTATGGAATTATGGGAGCTGATTTCCCCTAACTCCACGGAGTTCCTCCTGGGAGACTGGCCCTGTAATAACTGACAtctgttcaacacacacacacacacagtttgcctGTGTCccccacgcaaacacacacacatacacacacagtttgccTGTGTCCCCCACGCAAACACACAGGTAGTTCACCTGCCCAATTCCCAACTCAGTGCAGAATGACGGAACATTCCAGTGCCCTGAAGGAACGGTCAGCTGGCCTGAATGAAAAGCACATGCTCTGTGCTGTTAACGGAGAGGACAACTGTAGCGACACACACAGGGCCCTGTGGACGCGGCATCTCATGGGGATCTAACGGAGAGAACTGCTAAGTTGCTATGGTGATTGTCATGGTGATCTAGTCTCTTATGCTTCTTAACAGAGAGAACTGCTAAGTTGCTATGGTGATTGTCATGGTGATCTAGTCTCTTATGCTTCTCAGCTGCTCACCTATAAccgctataaaaaaaaaaaattgtccttAGCAGGTTAGCATTGTTATATTGTATAGCAGGTTAGCATTGTTATATTTTATATCAGGTTAGCATTGTTATATTTTATAGCAGGTTAGCATTGTTATATTGTTCTAGTGTGCAgcctgtttgatgtgtgtgtgagcgagcgagtGGGTGCATGTGATTTGCTGTGTTCCTCTGACCACACCCTGCTAATGTTCCTGATGTTCTGTGATGCGGTTCTGCTATGTTCCTGAGGGTGTGTGGTCCAGTTCCGTGTGATGACTGTATGCCTTTGCAACTGCTGACTGCAGTTTGATTGCTGACAGCTTGATAATATTAAAATGGTGTATTTCCAACGGACTTGTGGTTTCAATTTCCTACTTAAGCTGGAGGGAAAGCTATGAAGTCACATTTCACATTGTACTTTCCAGCATCAGAGTAATAAACGGTGGAATAAACAGAGTAATAAACGGTGGAATAAACAGAGTAATAAACGGTGAAATAAAGGTTGGTTGTGGCGTCCATCATTCCACGCTACACAATGCAGAGTGACCGAGGGAGGGAAGAGGCGACTCACTCAACCAACTGCTCTCTAGGAGATTTCATCCCACCTCACCAGTCCACAGCTTCCAATGCAGCATAGCTACGCATCCCACctatagattagattagattcaactttgtcattgtgcagagtacaagtacagaagCATCTGTAGCCATCCCACCTGTAGCAGGCTAATGCTACCCTGAGGCCCATAGCCATCCCACCTGTAGCAGGCTAATGCTACCCTGTAACACTACCCTAAGGCCCATAGGCATCCCACTAATAGATCTCTGAAGTTCGCCTGcaaaaaggaaccaaagctgccatctttgcccatataaggagatctgggtgttaattgaagttgcattgcaagttagttCTTCtagggtagcaaaaatcaaagtttGCCATCTTAACGTACCAAAGATCACAGGagccactcgaaggcagaggacaaaagtgtgttgagcaaaaCGTCTGGCAGGGACgaagaagtctgaaatgcagagtttaacaggtgcgataattcaaaccccccccccacgttAGGAAAAGAATCGCAAGATACCGGATCTTAAAGATGGaagcttttttgtaggtgaacttcatGCTACCCTGTAGGCCCATATCTCtgctgtaggctaatgttacccTGTAGGCCCAATGCTGTAGGCTAATGCTATCCTGTAGGCCCAATGCTGTAGGCTAATGCTATCCTGTAGGCCCAAtgctgtaggctaatttattctaCGGGTACGGATCGGTTctacagctacaaatcatcctacaggtaaacatattttaccattacaaatatattctacaattacacattcttgaatttccccaataaagtatctatctatctatctatctatctattcaatATTCTACGCACAAAAATCTTTTCTGCAGGTGCACCACCTTAGGGATGAGAAGTGTCTCATATGTATTATGCTGTATGAAAGGCAGCAACtgtggaatatatttgtaagtgaaGGACGAGTAATGCTTAAAATCATTCACAAATCAGTTTTAGTTACAAATTCTGATACACACAATACATGAGGCGCTTCTCATCCCTAAGGTGGTGCAAAAGTCTGTGCACTTGCAGAAAAGATTTGTAACTATAGGACAACTTTTTGTGCATATAATATTGATTTGTAATtgtagaatatatttgtaatggctgaaaaaatgatctgtacccgtagaatagatttgtaagtgtagggcatatttgtaattttgacaattacttgtacagatcatttttacagttacaacacacacacacacacacacacacccctccagtCCTGACTGTGCAGGTTTCCGTTCAGACAGCTCTGTTTGTGGAAGAATATTATGACGCAAAAGTTTTGTACGTGCGTGTTTGACTTAGACTTTAAAATACAACAAAATCCCCCAAAGCTTCAAAAGTAGCAGAATTCTTTATTAAATGGAAGTAAAAAGTCTTAATTAAAACAGAGTGGCAGGGTTTTCAGACACACATCCTCGTGATGATGCTGACTACACAGCAgtcagagaaacaaacaaacaaactaaacatACAGCCATTAAAATTCAGGACCAACAGACTAGTGAACAAGAGTGCATTGATTCCAACaacgacaccacacacacgtcacTGAGGATCAAGCACTCCGGATTGGCAGCAAGAATGTGTGCAAACAGTAACACGTCATCAGTTACATCACCATAATCAACACAATGTAAAGAAGGATTCTGTTAAAATCTACGagtgaaaaataaaaattaagaGCTGAAATTTTAAAATATCTGATCATACAAAACTGTGAGCCCTTCAGTCTCCCAAACCAAACGTTCCGCGCGTTCCGTGGCCTCAGCTGACGATCTGCACGGGGAACTTTATGCAGAACAGGTCCTTGTTGTTGTCGTCCCTCAGCTCCCACTCAACCACCAGCTTGAGctgcagagagaagagatgcagaacagagagaagagatggcTGATTAAGAGACGATTCAGAACAGGGTCATTTCCTGGAGCCGACTCCCAACGATGAATTATTTACCCCATGTCCATGTCCGAGTGtctcattggcatcacacacaagtaACGACAATAAAACAGtacacaaattatatttatttcctcttattgcttattcagagaaagTTTATGATTTGACATTATGGAcacgcctatttaggagtccggaactagtgccatttcATTCCATTGGTGAATCCCTTTATGCTCTTGGTAACTTTGGGAGAAGTGAATCAGTGTGGTCACATGACAGACTGATCACATGACTGCCCCTCACCATGAATCAGGTCAGAGAGCAGAGAGCCCAGATTAGGGAAGTTACAGTTGGTTCAGCACTTCACAGATAAGACAAGTTACAGCTACACGTTTCAGATTCCTTTTGCAATACAAATCAACCAGCAGTTGTTATTCTCGGTGGAGTATTTCAACAGCAGTGGTAGTTCTGCTGAGGTAGTTATAGcaaagtccctccactctgtgGCAATATtgcaatgcattttggccacTTATCGGGTATCTATTTCGGGGCAGAACTGCGCGtgtgtaaggcttcacgacaccaaactcactccagctgcgagatcacaacacataattggcacaatgtattcacacatCAACTTTTGGTGGCGGAAGGGGGGGGAATATGTGTAGATGgctgccatgtttgcgttacaaactaaccccatacatttctatgggagattctttgtgtgtctcctcattagagtCTATAGTGAGGTACTTAAACTGCAGTGGTGGTTATGCTGGGGTACTCACCCTGGGGCATTAGGGGGAGCTGGGGCATTAGGGGGGCTGGGGTACTCACCCTGGGGTACTCTGTCTTCACAGGCAGCTGGTTGACGTAGTTGTAGCTGGCCTGCTTCTGGATGGGGCAGGAGATGCCACATTCGCAGCCGTCCTCGATGGGGATGGGGAAGGGGACGGGCACGCCCGCGATCACGCCGTGCACGACCGCCTTGCTGGTCTGACTCGACACCTCTGCAGGGGTGAAAGGTTAGAGTTCAAGGGTCATTCAGCTGTGGCTGATGCTACACACCctgagaggagagcaggggacTCACCGCTGTTGAAGGTGACGTTAACGGCGTAGGACTGGCCTTTGTGCAGCTGGCAGGGCTGCTTGGGACAGGGGTGAATGTCCACCAGAACCACACGACCCACCTCTGAACCTGcaggagggcacacacacacacacacacacacacacacgtcaggtcagtcaccacaaaaacacacacattactcaccATGCTGCAGCTGGAAGATCTATTTTCA of Alosa sapidissima isolate fAloSap1 chromosome 1, fAloSap1.pri, whole genome shotgun sequence contains these proteins:
- the LOC121705376 gene encoding GSK3-beta interaction protein isoform X3 → MEVDYKLEDPKAPLEESSVQLGDVKDMRLEAEAVVSDVMFAVSHMAVSQALSGSSDTAYINVETREGDRYCLELSEAGLRVVGRTFDQVDESQRWPHHETVYSLLDSLSPGYRDAFGNELLRRLERLQQNAQ
- the LOC121705376 gene encoding GSK3-beta interaction protein isoform X1; its protein translation is MHRSIDIICLCIEAFVCGLHPEEAMEVDYKLEDPKAPLEESSVQLGDVKDMRLEAEAVVSDVMFAVSHMAVSQALSGSSDTAYINVETREGDRYCLELSEAGLRVVGRTFDQVDESQRWPHHETVYSLLDSLSPGYRDAFGNELLRRLERLQQNAQ
- the LOC121705376 gene encoding GSK3-beta interaction protein isoform X2: MITKAMEVDYKLEDPKAPLEESSVQLGDVKDMRLEAEAVVSDVMFAVSHMAVSQALSGSSDTAYINVETREGDRYCLELSEAGLRVVGRTFDQVDESQRWPHHETVYSLLDSLSPGYRDAFGNELLRRLERLQQNAQ
- the LOC121705409 gene encoding NPC intracellular cholesterol transporter 2-like, whose amino-acid sequence is MAIREVCVLLLPLLALAYAEHVKFLDCGSEVGRVVLVDIHPCPKQPCQLHKGQSYAVNVTFNSEVSSQTSKAVVHGVIAGVPVPFPIPIEDGCECGISCPIQKQASYNYVNQLPVKTEYPRLKLVVEWELRDDNNKDLFCIKFPVQIVS